In the Mytilus trossulus isolate FHL-02 chromosome 1, PNRI_Mtr1.1.1.hap1, whole genome shotgun sequence genome, one interval contains:
- the LOC134690551 gene encoding protein rolling stone-like produces MACCDEFKTEFQCRKFGLSYDNPKKFVLSEFGLRILYPIWTTCWLMYHLGWICYDIYTKFEGDNNGDPVYFSKLTNWTFILLVLSNVIDVVSTLFTHCRRTDISCDNQGETIKTPWYLQLSWLFFEMQNTAALLITILFYSLLTPNFTPLSIQYHAINSVHVILNFFVCAKPVRILHFVYPSIYGVIYSVFSVVDQLGLGNPPAYSFIDWTKPETAVIYCVVLVFVGVPIIHVTFFGLYKVRTFIKEKCDGSNRISSKQNYNVHVVCTS; encoded by the exons ATGGCTTGCTGTGATGAATTTAAGACAGAATTTCAATGCAGAAAATTCGGATTAAGTTATGACAATCCAAAGAAGTTTGTTCTTTCTGAG tttggTCTTAGAATTTTATATCCGATTTGGACTACATGTTGGTTGATGTACCATTTAGGATGGATATGCTACGATATTTATACTAAGTTTGAAGGAGACAATAATGGCGATCCAGTTTATTTTTCCAAGCTGACAAACTGGACATTTATACTTCTCGTGTTGTCTAATGTTATTGATGTCGTTTCTACATTATTTACTCACTGTAGAAGAACTGATATTTCCTGCGACAATCAAg GTGAAACAATAAAAACTCCTTGGTATTTACAACTAAGCTGGTTATTCTTTGAGATGCAGAACACAGCAGCACTATTAATAACGATACTATTCTACAGCCTTTTAACTCCAA actttACCCCTCTTAGTATTCAGTATCATGCAATAAATTCAGTGCATGTCATCCTGAACTTTTTTGTGTGTGCTAAGCCAGTTCGAATATTACACTTTGTTTATCCAAGCATATACGGAGTAATTTATTCAGTGTTTTCGGTAGTGGACCAACTCGGCCTTGGTAACCCCCCTGCGTATAGTTTTATTGACTGGACAAAGCCTGAAACTGCTGTTATTTATTGTGTTGTATTGGTATTTGTAGGAGTTCCTATAATTCATGTGACATTCTTTGGCCTCTACAAGGTGCGTACATTCATCAAAGAAAAGTGTGATGGTAGTAATCGCATATCCTCTAAACAAAACTACAATGTCCATGTAGTATGTACTTCTTAA